In the genome of Gloeotrichia echinulata CP02, one region contains:
- the dnaB gene encoding replicative DNA helicase, giving the protein MAEELNFQGDGSDRLPPQNIEAEEAILGGILLDPEAMGRVSDRLKSEAFYISAHRDIYTAALLLHRQGKPTDLLAVTTWLADNDLLTRIGGRNKLVTLVDRTVSAVNIDALAGLVMDKFLRRQLIKAGNEIVHLGYETEKELPIVLDQAEQKVFGVTQQRPQSGLVHISDTLINAFQDIENRHQGIALPGIPCGFYDLDTMTSGFQRSDLIIVAGRPSMGKCLSFDSEIVLADGRIATIEELYKHRHGTLLTLNDNWKFTFTQPSAFVDDGIKPVFRVTTRLGRTIETTITHPYLTIKGWQRLEHLKVGDKIAVPRQIDVFGSEAMRECEVKLLGYLIGDGGLTNSNPRFTNSNPLLQADFSQAIISKSSGNSLTAWLEKLGLWGKDAHAKTIPDIVFKLERSQLSLLLNRLFATDGWATLLSSSQSQLGYTTVSEKLARQIQHLLLRFGIIASLKKRSVKYKNTRRSAWQLDITDALSIKNFISEIGIFGKKEALAKVAAAIAQKRYQTNCDLIPIEIWEQIAAAKGSETWNSLARRAGIQDHTNMHVGKRALGRERLWILATALDNLPLQQLANSDIYWDEIVAIESMGNKQVYDLTIPETHNFVANDICVHNTAFCLNLAHNIASGYKLPVAVFSLEMSKEQLAQRLLASEAGIESSYLRSGRISQTQWEPLSRAIGMLSDMPIFMDDTPNMTVTEMRSQARRLQAEQGMELGLIVIDYLQLMEGAGDNRVQELSRITRSLKNLARELSVPIIALSQLSRGVEARTNKRPMLSDLRESGSIEQDADLVMMLYRDDYYNHDSPDRGIAEVIVAKHRNGPTGTVKLLFDPQFTKFKNLARPNHY; this is encoded by the coding sequence ATGGCTGAAGAACTGAATTTTCAGGGAGATGGTAGCGATCGCCTACCACCCCAAAATATTGAAGCAGAAGAAGCGATTTTGGGGGGAATTTTACTAGATCCCGAAGCGATGGGTCGAGTGAGCGATCGCCTCAAATCAGAAGCTTTCTACATTAGCGCTCACAGAGATATCTATACTGCAGCCCTGCTGCTCCATCGCCAAGGTAAACCCACAGACCTGCTAGCGGTGACAACTTGGCTGGCTGATAACGATTTACTAACCCGAATTGGTGGGAGAAATAAATTAGTCACCCTGGTAGACCGCACCGTCTCAGCCGTTAACATCGACGCCTTGGCTGGGTTGGTGATGGACAAATTCCTGCGACGACAGTTAATTAAAGCTGGTAATGAAATTGTTCATCTCGGTTACGAAACTGAGAAAGAGCTACCAATTGTATTAGATCAAGCAGAACAGAAAGTTTTTGGCGTTACCCAACAACGTCCCCAATCAGGTTTAGTTCACATTTCTGATACCCTAATTAATGCTTTTCAAGATATTGAAAACCGTCATCAAGGTATTGCTTTACCGGGAATTCCCTGTGGTTTCTATGATTTAGATACCATGACCAGTGGCTTTCAGCGTTCTGATTTGATTATTGTAGCTGGCAGACCATCAATGGGGAAATGCCTCAGCTTTGATTCAGAAATCGTTCTCGCAGATGGTCGAATTGCCACAATTGAAGAATTATACAAGCACCGTCACGGCACATTATTAACGTTAAATGACAACTGGAAATTTACCTTTACCCAACCATCTGCGTTTGTGGATGATGGTATTAAACCAGTTTTTCGTGTTACTACTCGCTTGGGGCGGACTATTGAAACTACAATCACCCATCCATATTTGACTATTAAAGGCTGGCAAAGATTAGAACATCTGAAAGTGGGTGATAAAATAGCCGTTCCCCGCCAAATAGATGTGTTTGGTAGCGAAGCCATGCGTGAGTGCGAAGTCAAGTTATTAGGTTATTTAATTGGCGATGGTGGTTTAACTAACAGCAATCCACGATTTACAAATAGTAATCCATTACTACAAGCAGATTTTTCCCAAGCCATCATCAGTAAATCTAGTGGTAATTCACTAACAGCTTGGTTGGAAAAATTAGGTTTATGGGGCAAAGATGCTCATGCTAAAACTATTCCAGATATCGTCTTTAAATTAGAGCGATCGCAATTATCTCTATTACTTAACCGTCTTTTTGCTACAGATGGATGGGCTACACTACTTTCTAGTAGTCAATCACAGTTAGGCTATACAACTGTCAGCGAGAAACTAGCCAGACAGATCCAACATCTGTTATTAAGATTTGGCATTATTGCCAGTCTTAAAAAGCGTTCTGTAAAGTATAAAAACACCCGCAGATCAGCGTGGCAATTAGATATTACTGATGCCTTATCTATCAAGAATTTCATCTCAGAAATTGGTATCTTTGGCAAAAAAGAGGCCTTAGCAAAAGTTGCAGCAGCTATAGCTCAAAAGAGATATCAAACTAATTGTGACCTAATACCTATAGAAATTTGGGAACAAATAGCCGCAGCTAAAGGTAGTGAAACTTGGAATAGTTTAGCCAGACGGGCTGGTATTCAAGACCATACAAATATGCACGTAGGTAAACGTGCTTTAGGAAGAGAAAGGCTTTGGATTTTAGCCACGGCTTTAGATAATTTGCCACTTCAACAGTTAGCAAATAGCGATATTTACTGGGATGAAATAGTTGCTATTGAGTCAATGGGTAACAAGCAAGTCTATGACTTAACAATTCCAGAAACACACAATTTTGTTGCCAATGATATCTGTGTTCACAATACAGCATTTTGCTTAAACCTGGCTCATAATATTGCATCTGGCTACAAATTACCAGTGGCTGTGTTTAGCTTAGAAATGTCCAAAGAACAACTGGCGCAACGGTTATTAGCGAGCGAAGCTGGAATTGAAAGTAGTTATCTGCGGAGTGGACGTATTAGTCAAACCCAGTGGGAACCCTTAAGCCGTGCTATTGGTATGCTTTCTGATATGCCAATTTTTATGGACGACACGCCAAATATGACCGTTACAGAAATGCGTAGTCAGGCGCGGCGTTTGCAAGCAGAACAAGGTATGGAACTAGGATTAATAGTCATCGATTACTTGCAATTAATGGAAGGTGCAGGTGATAATCGTGTACAAGAATTATCCAGAATTACCCGTTCTCTTAAAAATTTAGCCCGTGAATTATCTGTCCCAATTATTGCCCTTTCTCAGTTGAGTAGAGGTGTAGAAGCACGCACTAACAAGCGCCCCATGTTATCAGATTTGAGAGAATCGGGTTCTATTGAACAAGACGCGGATTTAGTAATGATGTTATACCGCGACGATTATTATAATCATGACAGTCCAGATCGCGGCATTGCCGAAGTCATAGTAGCTAAACATCGTAACGGACCGACCGGCACTGTTAAACTCTTATTTGATCCGCAATTTACCAAGTTTAAAAACTTAGCTAGACCTAATCATTATTGA
- a CDS encoding transposase, giving the protein MKRTVSIPVDLPSTRFLPLMNQCAEIFNAHIDWALANSSYNKNKAHKQLYHLLRIQYPSVPSALLQTVRENALEAIKATKFQRLPRKKQTSGLRYDQRTMTLRGHQLTLSCIGKRVKLILEIPDYFKQVFETWEFRGATLTYSKLSKQFWVRLVFESQNPPEITGGIQGIDQGLYHQAVTSDGQFFSSSQIRNTQRRYLFNRRQLQQKGTRSAKRRLKAMSGREQRFMKDTNHCVSKKLANQADIAVFVLEDLSSIRTQRRGKQMNKWLGSWAFYQQEQFLAYKAEALGKRVVHQDPRYTSQKCNVCQHIKRTNRHKSKFHCKNCGHQTHADLNASRNVRDDYILSSTYRSLEQGSVNTPYVSGNSVS; this is encoded by the coding sequence ATGAAGCGTACTGTTAGTATCCCAGTTGATTTACCATCTACAAGGTTCCTGCCTTTGATGAATCAGTGTGCAGAAATTTTTAATGCTCATATTGACTGGGCATTAGCTAACAGTAGCTACAACAAAAATAAGGCACACAAGCAACTGTATCATTTACTAAGAATACAGTATCCGAGTGTTCCTTCTGCGTTATTGCAAACAGTCAGGGAAAATGCTTTAGAAGCAATTAAAGCCACTAAATTCCAGCGCCTTCCCAGAAAAAAACAAACATCAGGATTGAGGTATGATCAGCGCACTATGACATTGCGTGGACATCAGTTAACCTTGTCCTGTATTGGTAAGCGAGTTAAATTAATCCTAGAAATTCCTGATTATTTCAAACAAGTTTTTGAGACTTGGGAATTTAGAGGTGCAACTTTAACTTATTCAAAGCTTTCAAAACAGTTCTGGGTTCGACTGGTTTTTGAATCACAGAATCCGCCAGAAATTACTGGGGGAATTCAGGGAATTGACCAGGGGCTTTACCATCAAGCAGTAACTTCTGACGGACAATTTTTCTCCAGTTCCCAAATTAGAAATACTCAAAGACGTTACTTATTCAATCGTCGTCAGCTCCAACAAAAAGGCACTCGTAGCGCTAAACGTCGCCTCAAGGCGATGTCTGGACGCGAGCAGCGGTTCATGAAGGACACGAACCATTGTGTAAGTAAAAAGCTAGCTAACCAAGCAGATATAGCGGTTTTTGTGCTGGAAGACTTGTCTAGTATTCGTACCCAACGACGCGGTAAGCAAATGAATAAATGGTTGGGTAGTTGGGCATTTTACCAACAAGAGCAGTTCTTAGCTTACAAAGCAGAAGCTTTAGGAAAACGAGTGGTACACCAAGACCCTCGGTACACTTCCCAAAAGTGCAATGTTTGTCAGCATATTAAAAGAACAAACCGCCATAAGTCTAAGTTCCATTGCAAAAACTGTGGACACCAAACTCACGCGGATCTCAATGCTTCTAGAAATGTCCGTGATGACTATATTCTCTCCTCTACCTACCGGTCTTTGGAGCAGGGGTCAGTCAATACCCCGTATGTTTCAGGAAATTCTGTTTCCTAG
- a CDS encoding histidine phosphatase family protein: MSQIVWIARHANRLDFVNPDWFLTAERRYDPPLSDDGFVQAQQLAKRLYLENITQIFASPFLRTVQTANAVAQVLDLPIKLETGLSEWLNPAWMTEEPERLSTLALKKLFPRIDLSYTPRIAAKYPETHEQVRERSGQTARCLAAEYFPEDILLVAHGASVLGGAMGLVGEIAKTEVKASLCSLVKVVRQDSEWLLELKGDTSHLTQVETAIRFH; this comes from the coding sequence ATGAGTCAAATTGTCTGGATAGCAAGACACGCCAACCGTCTCGACTTCGTAAACCCTGATTGGTTTCTCACCGCTGAACGACGCTACGATCCACCTCTGTCTGATGATGGTTTTGTCCAAGCACAGCAGCTAGCCAAGCGCTTGTACTTAGAAAATATTACTCAGATTTTTGCTTCACCTTTTCTGCGAACGGTACAAACCGCCAACGCCGTCGCCCAAGTGCTGGATTTGCCCATTAAACTAGAAACAGGCTTGAGTGAATGGCTAAATCCGGCTTGGATGACAGAAGAACCAGAAAGACTGTCAACTCTAGCGTTAAAAAAATTATTTCCCAGAATTGACCTCAGCTACACTCCACGGATAGCTGCAAAGTATCCTGAAACTCACGAACAAGTGCGGGAACGTTCTGGACAAACTGCTAGATGTCTTGCGGCTGAATACTTTCCCGAAGATATACTACTGGTAGCACATGGTGCATCAGTCCTAGGTGGGGCAATGGGGTTAGTCGGGGAAATTGCGAAAACGGAAGTTAAGGCTTCCTTATGTTCCTTAGTCAAAGTGGTACGTCAAGACTCAGAATGGTTATTAGAACTCAAGGGAGATACTTCCCATTTGACCCAGGTAGAGACGGCGATTCGATTTCACTAG
- a CDS encoding glucokinase, with amino-acid sequence MTLLLAGDIGGTKTILRLVETSDSPGLRTIHEASYPSGDFPDLVPIVQQFLVQAKAPTPQKACFAIAGPVVNHTAKLTNLAWYLDTERLQQELNISSVSLINDFAAVGYGIFGLTKQDLLTLQVGKHQPEAPIAVIGAGTGLGEGFLIKQGNHYQVFPSEGGHADFAPRNELEFLLLKYLLDKHDIQRVSVERVVSGQGIVSIYQFLRDRKMATESPDIAQTVRTWEQEAGQPEKSVDPGAVIGKAALEGRDRLSEQTIQLFIEAYGAEAGNLAIKLLPYGGLYIAGGIAPKILPLMQNSSFLLNFTQKGRMRSILEEIPVYIILNQQVGLIGAALSAARL; translated from the coding sequence ATGACCTTACTATTAGCAGGAGACATTGGCGGCACAAAAACGATTCTGCGATTGGTTGAGACATCCGACTCACCAGGTTTACGTACTATCCATGAAGCAAGTTACCCCAGTGGAGATTTTCCTGACTTAGTGCCGATAGTACAGCAGTTTTTGGTACAAGCTAAGGCACCGACACCCCAAAAAGCTTGCTTTGCGATCGCTGGGCCTGTGGTTAATCATACTGCCAAGTTGACGAATTTGGCTTGGTACTTGGATACCGAACGTCTACAACAAGAACTAAACATTTCCTCCGTCTCTCTGATCAATGACTTTGCTGCTGTTGGTTATGGAATTTTTGGCTTAACCAAACAAGATTTGCTGACTTTACAAGTCGGTAAACACCAACCAGAAGCACCCATAGCTGTCATCGGTGCTGGTACTGGTTTAGGAGAAGGATTTTTAATCAAGCAAGGAAATCACTATCAAGTCTTTCCTTCCGAAGGTGGACACGCTGATTTTGCCCCTCGTAACGAGTTAGAATTTCTGCTATTGAAATACCTGCTGGATAAACATGATATCCAACGTGTTTCTGTAGAACGGGTAGTTTCGGGACAGGGGATTGTCTCCATTTACCAATTTTTGCGCGACCGCAAAATGGCTACAGAATCACCAGACATCGCCCAAACCGTCAGAACTTGGGAACAAGAAGCCGGACAACCAGAGAAAAGCGTTGATCCTGGTGCGGTAATTGGTAAGGCTGCATTAGAAGGACGCGATCGCCTCTCGGAACAAACGATACAATTATTTATCGAAGCCTATGGTGCAGAAGCCGGCAATTTGGCAATTAAACTCCTACCCTACGGTGGATTATATATTGCTGGTGGCATTGCTCCAAAAATACTGCCTTTGATGCAAAATAGCAGCTTTCTGTTAAATTTCACCCAAAAAGGCCGGATGCGTTCCATCCTCGAAGAAATACCGGTGTATATTATTCTCAATCAACAAGTCGGATTAATTGGTGCTGCTTTATCTGCGGCTAGGTTATAA
- a CDS encoding Uma2 family endonuclease — protein MNKIQTQIPTDTWVTATWDEYIQIVEDPAYEKAKCYYHNQKMRIEMPPVGNDHASDHTIIIFAVNLFGSIKFIALNGKDNCTYRKTGFDDAQPDVSYYIGENADVIPFGTSIINLDIYRPPNLVIEVANSSLADDKGEKRLLYEDLGIAEYWIIDVKNAQVIAFVMENQGSRRITESQVLPGLQISLLNDALRRTRQMNQGQVGAWLLAEFQK, from the coding sequence ATGAACAAAATCCAAACACAAATCCCCACCGATACCTGGGTGACAGCAACTTGGGATGAATATATCCAAATAGTTGAAGACCCAGCCTATGAAAAAGCCAAGTGCTACTACCACAATCAAAAAATGAGGATTGAAATGCCACCAGTAGGAAATGATCACGCCAGTGACCACACAATTATTATATTTGCTGTTAACCTGTTTGGCAGTATTAAATTTATTGCTTTAAATGGTAAGGATAACTGCACCTACCGCAAAACAGGCTTTGATGATGCCCAACCTGATGTGTCTTATTACATTGGCGAAAATGCTGATGTCATTCCTTTCGGAACTTCAATCATTAATTTAGATATATATCGACCGCCAAATTTAGTAATAGAAGTAGCCAATAGTTCTCTAGCTGATGATAAAGGTGAAAAACGGCTACTTTATGAAGATTTAGGAATAGCTGAATACTGGATAATAGATGTTAAGAATGCCCAAGTAATCGCTTTTGTTATGGAAAATCAAGGTAGTCGAAGAATTACAGAATCTCAGGTATTACCAGGTTTGCAAATTTCTTTACTCAATGATGCTTTACGCCGAACTCGTCAAATGAATCAGGGTCAAGTTGGTGCTTGGTTATTAGCTGAATTTCAGAAGTAA
- a CDS encoding ABC transporter substrate-binding protein — protein MGKYFSSFMLIILVGILAVSGCQALLPSAKESNVIHITLWQGVNPPPNRDVLQKLVDKFNQTHPDIEVESLYVGQQDQQMPKILAAVVGNAPCDLLWYNPTIAGQLVELDALIPLDAMLENSPLKAEIDPALFGSMEYQRKLWSLPFATNNVGVFYRPSLFKAAGITELPRTWEELRQIAKQLTRDTNGDGRIDQHGIILPLGKGEFTVFTWLPFMWSAGGELVNGDGQNPAGVMLSDNPGAIAALQFWRNLITDNSAILSEPERGYEIGNLVAGKVAMQITGPWSLGEFKQSGVDFAVFPIPVDKQPATSIGGENLFLFKTTPQREKAAFKFAEYAASAEFQTELALGTGYLPINLKSRQSAKYREFMQQQPQIKVFLEQAKNGRSRPIFPGYNRISDSLGRAIESVLLGKSSPVEALKLTQQRLDLIFK, from the coding sequence ATGGGGAAATATTTTAGCAGTTTCATGCTGATAATACTGGTGGGAATATTGGCTGTAAGTGGATGTCAGGCTTTGTTACCTAGTGCTAAAGAAAGTAATGTGATTCATATTACCCTATGGCAAGGAGTGAATCCGCCGCCAAATCGGGATGTATTGCAAAAGCTGGTAGACAAGTTTAATCAAACCCACCCAGATATTGAAGTAGAGTCGCTGTATGTGGGACAACAAGACCAGCAAATGCCTAAGATTTTAGCAGCAGTGGTGGGCAATGCACCTTGTGATTTGTTGTGGTACAATCCCACAATTGCCGGTCAATTGGTGGAACTGGATGCGCTAATTCCTTTAGATGCAATGCTGGAAAATTCACCACTCAAAGCCGAAATTGACCCTGCTTTATTTGGATCAATGGAATACCAAAGGAAGCTTTGGTCTTTACCTTTTGCGACAAATAATGTTGGCGTGTTTTACCGTCCGAGTTTGTTCAAAGCAGCGGGAATTACTGAATTACCGCGCACGTGGGAAGAGTTACGCCAAATAGCCAAGCAATTAACCCGTGATACTAATGGGGATGGGCGCATAGATCAACATGGTATCATTCTACCTTTGGGTAAGGGAGAATTTACAGTATTTACCTGGTTGCCATTTATGTGGAGTGCTGGGGGAGAGTTGGTGAATGGTGATGGACAAAATCCAGCAGGTGTGATGTTGTCAGATAATCCAGGCGCGATAGCCGCTTTGCAATTTTGGCGGAATTTAATTACAGATAATAGCGCTATTTTGTCAGAACCGGAACGCGGTTATGAAATCGGTAACTTGGTAGCTGGTAAAGTTGCAATGCAGATAACTGGCCCTTGGAGTTTAGGAGAATTTAAACAGAGCGGCGTAGATTTTGCTGTGTTTCCCATTCCGGTAGATAAACAACCAGCAACTAGTATTGGTGGCGAGAATTTATTTTTATTCAAAACTACACCACAACGAGAAAAAGCCGCCTTTAAGTTTGCTGAGTATGCTGCTAGTGCAGAATTTCAGACTGAATTGGCGTTAGGAACAGGCTATTTACCTATAAATTTAAAATCGCGTCAAAGTGCAAAATATCGAGAATTTATGCAGCAACAACCACAGATAAAAGTATTTTTAGAACAGGCAAAAAATGGGCGTAGCCGTCCGATTTTTCCTGGTTATAATCGAATTTCTGATAGCTTAGGACGGGCGATTGAATCTGTATTGTTGGGTAAAAGTTCGCCTGTAGAAGCGTTGAAACTAACCCAGCAGAGATTAGATTTAATTTTTAAGTAA
- a CDS encoding YebC/PmpR family DNA-binding transcriptional regulator has protein sequence MAGHSKWANIKRQKAVVDAKRGNTFTQLSRAIIVAARSGIPDPAGNFQLRTAIDKAKAAGIPNDNIERAIAKGAGTFGGDNTTLEAIRYEGYGPCGVAILIEALTDNRNRTAADLRVAFSKNGGNLGETGCVGWMFAQKGVCVVEGVVDEEQLLEASLEGSADYYEMTEDETAEVFSEVENLENLSQTLKNKGFKVIDTELRWIPSNTVEVTAPDQARSLLKLIDTLEGLDDVQNVTSNFEMAEQIMALSII, from the coding sequence ATGGCAGGACATAGTAAATGGGCAAATATTAAGCGTCAGAAGGCGGTAGTGGATGCAAAAAGGGGAAACACCTTTACGCAGCTGTCGCGGGCGATTATAGTTGCAGCTAGAAGCGGTATTCCAGATCCAGCGGGGAATTTTCAACTCCGCACCGCCATTGACAAGGCGAAAGCGGCGGGTATTCCCAATGATAATATTGAAAGGGCGATCGCCAAAGGTGCGGGTACTTTCGGTGGGGATAACACCACTTTAGAAGCAATTCGCTATGAAGGTTATGGCCCTTGTGGTGTAGCAATTTTGATTGAAGCCCTCACCGATAACCGTAATCGTACCGCTGCTGATTTGCGTGTAGCTTTTAGTAAAAACGGTGGTAATCTTGGTGAAACTGGTTGCGTAGGCTGGATGTTTGCTCAAAAAGGCGTTTGTGTGGTCGAGGGAGTGGTTGACGAAGAACAGCTTTTAGAAGCATCCCTTGAAGGTAGCGCCGATTACTATGAAATGACCGAGGATGAAACGGCTGAAGTGTTTAGCGAGGTAGAAAATTTAGAGAACCTCAGCCAAACCCTCAAAAACAAAGGTTTTAAGGTAATTGATACCGAATTGCGCTGGATTCCCAGTAATACTGTGGAAGTTACCGCCCCCGATCAAGCGCGATCGCTTCTCAAGTTAATTGATACCCTAGAAGGCTTAGATGATGTGCAAAATGTCACATCTAATTTTGAAATGGCAGAACAGATAATGGCTTTAAGTATTATTTAG
- a CDS encoding Uma2 family endonuclease, which yields MVQTPTELETISIELPNAITLHVTPQQFEALAIANRDLRLELTADGELIVNPPTGGESGKRNLSISRQLGNWYEVHEDLGEAFDSSTGFILPNGARLSPDASWVSRQRWEALTPKERKGFVPLCPDFVVELRSESDSLTQLRSKMQEYMDNGARLGWLINPQQRRVEIYRAGVAVQMLENPTELSGEEVLPGFVLHLTRVFA from the coding sequence ATGGTACAAACACCCACCGAACTAGAAACCATCTCCATTGAACTGCCAAATGCGATTACTTTGCACGTCACCCCTCAACAGTTCGAGGCGTTGGCGATCGCCAATCGAGATTTAAGGCTAGAACTCACAGCAGATGGAGAATTAATCGTGAATCCCCCCACAGGAGGCGAATCAGGTAAGCGCAACCTGAGTATCAGCAGACAACTCGGTAACTGGTACGAAGTTCATGAAGACTTAGGAGAAGCCTTTGACTCCTCCACTGGATTTATCCTTCCCAACGGCGCCCGTCTTTCCCCAGATGCTTCCTGGGTGAGTCGCCAACGGTGGGAAGCACTCACCCCCAAAGAGCGAAAAGGATTCGTACCGCTTTGTCCCGATTTTGTTGTCGAGTTGCGTTCTGAATCAGACAGCCTCACCCAACTGCGCTCTAAAATGCAGGAATACATGGACAACGGCGCCAGATTGGGATGGTTAATTAACCCGCAACAGCGACGTGTGGAAATTTATCGAGCCGGAGTCGCTGTCCAAATGTTAGAAAATCCTACCGAGTTGTCTGGTGAAGAGGTACTACCTGGGTTTGTTCTCCATCTCACGCGAGTGTTTGCGTAA
- a CDS encoding EF-hand domain-containing protein produces MNDFLDRKLSKRFRSFDYNGNGFIERSDFEMSVARLAEEFGHELESPARQRLLDLSLGLWDQYLQVADTNGDGRISEAEYKEAFALGLLETPEAFDAGYMPFLWAIMDIVDQDGDGKLTVTDEIRWTSAWMNLSEQDSREVFRHLDQDGDGFITTHDLLEAIRAYYFDDDSPNSPAYWLLGPLDS; encoded by the coding sequence ATGAACGATTTTCTTGATCGCAAACTCTCTAAACGCTTTCGCAGCTTTGATTATAATGGCAACGGCTTTATTGAGCGCAGCGACTTCGAGATGTCAGTCGCACGTCTGGCTGAGGAATTCGGTCATGAACTTGAATCCCCCGCTCGACAACGGCTGCTCGATCTCAGCCTAGGCTTATGGGATCAATACTTGCAAGTCGCCGACACAAACGGCGACGGACGTATCAGCGAGGCCGAGTACAAAGAAGCATTTGCGTTGGGACTACTAGAAACTCCTGAAGCATTTGACGCTGGCTATATGCCTTTCCTTTGGGCGATTATGGATATCGTTGACCAAGATGGCGACGGTAAGCTGACCGTTACTGATGAGATTCGCTGGACTAGCGCCTGGATGAATCTATCCGAGCAAGATTCTCGCGAAGTATTCCGCCACCTTGACCAGGACGGGGATGGCTTCATCACCACCCATGACCTGCTCGAAGCCATCCGCGCTTATTACTTCGACGACGATTCGCCCAATTCTCCCGCCTACTGGCTGCTAGGCCCCCTCGATTCATAG
- a CDS encoding SAM-dependent methyltransferase, with translation MGFKLENLIPWGRSLREYIKMFNLTAEELNSNILDCAGGPASFNAEMTRQGYKVISSDPIYQFTADAIYQRIQDTYQPVIEGVKANLENYVWQDIQSPEMMGELRMSAMNQFLADFPLGITEGRYIKAELPNLPFVNHQFDLALCSHLLFSYSDLLSAEFHLASIVELCRVAKEVRIFPLVNISGEPSLWVQPVIDELQRQGYAVEIKKVPYEFQKNGNQMLRVREKL, from the coding sequence ATGGGTTTTAAACTAGAAAACCTCATTCCCTGGGGACGTTCTCTCAGGGAATACATCAAAATGTTTAATTTAACTGCTGAAGAATTAAACTCAAATATACTTGATTGTGCTGGTGGTCCTGCTAGTTTTAATGCCGAAATGACCCGCCAAGGGTATAAAGTTATCTCTAGCGATCCCATTTATCAATTCACAGCAGATGCAATTTACCAACGTATTCAAGACACTTATCAACCAGTAATAGAAGGTGTCAAAGCAAATCTAGAAAACTATGTTTGGCAAGATATCCAGTCACCGGAAATGATGGGTGAACTTCGCATGTCAGCGATGAATCAATTTTTGGCAGATTTTCCTCTGGGAATTACAGAAGGAAGATATATCAAAGCTGAATTGCCTAATTTGCCTTTTGTAAATCATCAATTTGATTTAGCTTTGTGTTCCCACTTGCTATTTAGTTATTCTGACTTGTTATCAGCAGAATTTCATTTAGCATCAATTGTAGAACTGTGCCGAGTTGCCAAAGAAGTACGCATTTTCCCACTGGTAAATATATCTGGTGAACCGTCTCTCTGGGTGCAACCAGTGATAGATGAATTACAACGTCAAGGATATGCAGTAGAAATCAAAAAGGTGCCCTATGAATTTCAGAAAAATGGTAATCAAATGTTGCGTGTTCGAGAAAAACTCTAA
- a CDS encoding Uma2 family endonuclease produces MIQLPTKSLTLEEFLKLPETKPASEYINGQVIQKPMPQGKHSILQGELVTNINGIVKPHKIALAFPELRCSFGGRSIIPDVTVFAWERIPLDENGDVANVFEAHPDWTIEILSPEQRPTKVTGNILHCLKYGTSLGWLLDPDERSVLVYPQKQQPELLQEEHDILPVPDLVSGLNLTVGQLFAWLKL; encoded by the coding sequence ATGATACAATTACCAACTAAAAGCCTAACTTTAGAAGAGTTCTTGAAACTACCAGAAACAAAGCCGGCTAGTGAATATATCAATGGTCAAGTAATTCAAAAGCCAATGCCTCAAGGAAAACATAGTATACTTCAAGGAGAACTAGTTACCAATATTAATGGTATAGTAAAGCCTCATAAAATTGCCCTTGCTTTTCCAGAATTACGGTGTAGTTTTGGCGGACGTTCGATAATCCCCGATGTAACTGTGTTTGCTTGGGAACGCATTCCCCTAGATGAAAATGGAGATGTAGCAAATGTTTTTGAAGCGCATCCAGACTGGACAATTGAGATTCTTTCCCCTGAACAAAGACCAACTAAAGTAACTGGAAATATTTTACATTGCCTCAAATATGGTACTAGTTTAGGTTGGCTACTTGATCCAGATGAGCGTTCAGTTTTAGTTTATCCGCAAAAACAACAACCAGAACTTTTACAAGAAGAACATGATATATTACCAGTTCCAGATTTAGTTAGTGGTCTCAACTTAACTGTAGGACAATTATTTGCATGGTTAAAGTTATAG